Part of the Phycisphaerales bacterium genome, AACACGACGTCGATGCGCTGGCCGGTGCTCACTCAGCCACCCCCCACCGGCTCGGTCGGGTGACCAGCGGCCTGCCAGGCGCCGTAGCCCTCGTGCATGATGTAGACCTCGGCATAGCCGCGGCCGATGAGCCGCTGGGCGACGTTCTCCGACGCATCGCACTCGCCGCCACCGCAGAAGATGATGACAGGGAACGCGAGGTCGATCTGGCCCAGCACCTGGGCGCTCGTACCGCTGATGAAGTCGCGCGTCTCGAGGTGGAACGAGCCCTCGATGGTGCCATCCGTGCGCTCCCCGTCGGTCCGCGCATCGATGAAGGCCATGCCCTCTTCCCAGTACTCGTACGCCCGTTCGACGGAGATGTAGTAGTCGGGCAGTTCTTCGGGCTGTTCGCCCGGGTCGGGATCGGGGGCCGGAGCAGGATCGGAATCGCCTGGTTCAAGCGCATCGCCACTCGTCGAAGCCTCGGGCTCGACGACTTCTGGCGACGGCCGTGCCGGCTGGGTCGCACCATCACCACCGCGACGCTGCAGCGCGTCAGCGACGTCGCGCGTGATCGGCCACTGCATGGAATGGGCCAAGGCGGCCCCGACGGCCACGAGCAGGATGATGGCGAGCCGACCGACGAATCGCATGGATCACTCGCCCGCGCGGGTGTCGACGATGCGGCCGACGTACGGCAGCTTCACCTCTTCTTCGAGCGGCACGTCGGTGAGCACGACGAAGTTGCCGCGGATCCGGCCGGCCTGTTCGATGCTGGGCATCACCAGACGCACGCGGTAGGCGTCGACGGCCTTGCCATTCGCGCCGGCTTCGGCGTCCATGGGCTCGACCGAGTAGTCGATCGCCATCGGCGCCATGTCGGTGGGCTGCAGCGGACGCAGCTCGACGCCGGTGATCCGGAATGCCTCGTTGCGGCCGTGGCGGATCTCGATGACCTCGTCGACCTGGCGGCCCACGCTCAGCGTGCCCAGCGACATGCGCGTGGGATTGATCACGACGTCGCCCTCGACCTGCGCGCCGACGGGCACGGTGACGAGCTTGCGGCGGTCCTCGTTCGTCCGGACGGCCGCAAGCGCCTGGGCCCGGCCGGGAGGCGCGTCGTCACGGAGCGAGACGAGGATGTCCGTCCGCGCGACCGTCTCGCCCTCGACCTGGAGCGGGTCGGTGCCGAGGATCTCGACGTCAAAGTACTTCGCGCCATCACCCACGAGCGTGACGTGGAAGGCTTCGAAGCTCTCCTGCGAACCGGTCAGGCTGATCAGCGTTTCCTTGCGCGTGTGCTTGGTCACGGCGCCCAGGTTCACTTGCAGCGGCTCGATCGAGATGAGCGGCTTGATGAACGCGCGGACCTTGACGGCCACCATCGGGTTGGCGCGGTCGTTGGTCCGGAAGGTCACCGTCTGCTCGTGACGGCCGGCGGTCTTGCCACGCGGGTCGAAGGTCACCTCGAGCTCGACCGACTCGCCCGGCTCGAACTCGTTCTTGGGAAGCTCGGCCACCGTGCAGCCGCACGTGCTGCTCACGCTCGGCACGGTCAGGCTCATGTTGCCCGAGTTGCGGAAGCGGATCGTGCCCGACACGGGCTCGGTGTCCAGGATCGTGCCCATGTCGACGATCGGCGTCTCGAGCTCGAACGTCGGCAGGGCTTCCTGGTCCTGTTGCGCGGCTTGCTCGGCCTCCTGCGTGGCGGTGCCGGCCTGCTGTGCCAGCAGGCTGGTCGGCGAAAGCGTCAGGCAGACGCCCACGCCCAAGGCTCCGAGGATGGTCGCTCGTGCAGTGATGTCCATGGTCGTTCCCCTCTCTCGTCGCCGAGGCAGGCGTACCACCCGCCGGCGTCGCCCGCCATCGCGGGCCGCGTGATGCAGTATTGTTCGGCCGCCGCGGCCCCAAGTCAGCATACCACGGAGGGCGGCCTTCGCCCACCATGAAGCGCTGATCGACCCAAGCCGTCACGGACGCCCGGTATTTCGATCCGGTCCCCTGAGCTGGCTTCGGAACCGGCCCCTACTCCATCGCCTCGGCCAGCTTGTTCAGGGCGTGGGCGTAGCAGGCGGTCCGCATCGGGATGTTCTCGGACTCCATGAGGTCGTACACGTCGCCGAAGGCCTTGGACATGATCTCGCCCAGCCGCTGGTGGACGGTGTCCAGGTCCCAGTAGTAGCCGCTGATGTTCTGGCACCACTCGAAATAGCTGACGGTGACGCCGCCGGCGTTGGCCAGGATATCCGGGATAACCAGCGCTTCGCTCTCGGCCAAGATCTCGTCGGCTTCCTTGGTCAGCGGGCCGTTGGCCAGCTCGATGAGGACCTTGGCCTTGACGTTGCGGGCGTTTTCCTCGTGCACGGCGTTCTCGAGGGCGGCGGGCACCAGCACGTCGACGTCGAGCTCCAGCAATTCCTCGTTGCT contains:
- a CDS encoding rhodanese-like domain-containing protein yields the protein MRFVGRLAIILLVAVGAALAHSMQWPITRDVADALQRRGGDGATQPARPSPEVVEPEASTSGDALEPGDSDPAPAPDPDPGEQPEELPDYYISVERAYEYWEEGMAFIDARTDGERTDGTIEGSFHLETRDFISGTSAQVLGQIDLAFPVIIFCGGGECDASENVAQRLIGRGYAEVYIMHEGYGAWQAAGHPTEPVGGG
- a CDS encoding DUF1573 domain-containing protein — its product is MDITARATILGALGVGVCLTLSPTSLLAQQAGTATQEAEQAAQQDQEALPTFELETPIVDMGTILDTEPVSGTIRFRNSGNMSLTVPSVSSTCGCTVAELPKNEFEPGESVELEVTFDPRGKTAGRHEQTVTFRTNDRANPMVAVKVRAFIKPLISIEPLQVNLGAVTKHTRKETLISLTGSQESFEAFHVTLVGDGAKYFDVEILGTDPLQVEGETVARTDILVSLRDDAPPGRAQALAAVRTNEDRRKLVTVPVGAQVEGDVVINPTRMSLGTLSVGRQVDEVIEIRHGRNEAFRITGVELRPLQPTDMAPMAIDYSVEPMDAEAGANGKAVDAYRVRLVMPSIEQAGRIRGNFVVLTDVPLEEEVKLPYVGRIVDTRAGE